Proteins from a single region of Megachile rotundata isolate GNS110a chromosome 7, iyMegRotu1, whole genome shotgun sequence:
- the LOC105661804 gene encoding uncharacterized protein LOC105661804, with the protein MHKTEPAKNVSGAAAEKKEPAVGTSGEGDVPKRKKAQRFDFGRRWHRFRVLTPNTAILRGSYAMNHAHFKYRSRGRQAAPCSVVSIVYGRLFEPKDWVKEYVDQVLENGDKLYRISAMRNRVKDDEYMKAKLVFPEFYISNYKVLVCVEETGIYGNLFSETVGCPDFSDGLSKFFQSNDAGVVTAQGTSMAMWRHPEIGFLFFDPAPCDEEGVHHPEGVACIMRFKCLQDIQEHFLKNMDKRFDSRYCIDKVTVLRVSEVGRGYVDRLPSSSRLPVDKSVLRAINPIDIEDNKMDCTKPAPKGDKVKATLTAKIHKEPLAITISNYSIDRHFATDPLVDQNNFDTGYSYENMHINVPSTFREMPGHMAILHGLTHEHSDMYKGKGAQNVSNCVMAIAMKKVHPVKTWLRPKLDEILALGDNVYAEIKSAKPMVRTMTASDMNDAQIEVEDRKLVVDVDLITVTGTISSKIPTVLNLKQALEEFFLVNTEGVIESSAMSVAIWSQDDMFYMFDPRECDSSGVRIRDEKGGKGKGEAEDRKIGHSCVIRFPNTEMLAALYLKNVEHAKKNDRFTVRHLTILDDVPGTRPWHDFQPGTAGETWVLRGTISNEDEDFEDESRGAQGLAIPVIALVSAKETPPTKWTNETVDSVIREGDDYYNWCNPVTEIGEETERFFFVPNLKKNLYFKNRKVRIDVEEGTVVGDLTAAPDSDIPNLAKGLSQFFENYQYGIVDAKNMSVAVWKVPEDVKVKDDIVQQDVFYCLDPNPRNSLGLWSGEEEEEENVGCVIRALNLSVLAKIIETNAGQDQESGNEFSIHAMKNVAIGSEMTPEEIEEDKQIPVKPDLRNYYSAGETGAVLLGSYSQGNEAMFKRHTRDKQQAASALVTLAMTKLYNPHLWYREVVDDILKVSDKITLDNLENLSEDVAEGETPRDYLIPSEIAEDFAVGVNRIYVALEEDNVSGRMADLTTSLETFFETNVMGVFRQANIIMPIWREADVFFTMDPKGRDQRGEPRERDGAAAVMWFTDIPSLVNAIQAVAIGEDFVIDVVTLDNAYETRVAEEERPTRPTAGDNPWYHFPKMAEGVWNIDGTVKMGDERFQEENRNRQTAAIAVMAIVFSKVYEPRYWTQAVLDEVIVTGDKLHSKCVDRLGEAAVPRINEIMTEFFLSTRRINLTIKDCVEAGSLTAKPPKVQDLEAGIKKFFSRYISGALTVSGEKNVAMWKFDNEFYSLIPDWGASAEETTAGASKLLRFANIDILIEYLMNYFGTEGDYELIVIDVVNWNKFPPWKFDPSSAVRPSNLPPLNAYRRVHGEARAILRGTYHQGDEIFPELLRNKQTAANCVVALGMSVVKNPITWTKKTMDEILVIGINVHRETQKAKPTITRIKPKDIIRVFHVGVNILTADIETDTVSGLVAIPPPAPEDQKKKRRGGQRRARGGRGKKSRKPQRVRAPPPPPILLEEGVKKFFEKNRAGILVTDRGMVAIWKDMGIYFMYDSRARSDQGLPDFYGTSCVMWFACIEPLYEVLFANIDEQEKYGRYEICRVIIKTAMIEPLPCPAGFRPYFDCTTSPIPMTLMKRNTTLDVETVTDYRIVDDELSILRGSLHMHHRTWSPISRGFQSTAIAAVAIVVGLLHVPSTWTPELIDAILRYGDLLHSDSVRAARPGYRNLSPSELLTVFIVGDFRATIHVHNHTTAGLLHTFDLSESLTMFFRSNCAGILHTTNMAVAVMQHYGKFYLFDPCARNDQGRPSFDGTACVMKCESIMKMASMFVTNCNLKTPNVYTLNAVNVLNPYFFSDAKSSCPPKCEQ; encoded by the exons ATGCATAAAACTGAACCAG CGAAAAACGTGTCTGGAGCGGCGGCCGAGAAGAAGGAACCAGCAGTAGGGACATCCGGAGAGGGTGACGTTCCCAAGCGAAAGAAAGCGCAGCGCTTCGACTTCGGGAGAAGATGGCATCGATTTCGTGTTCTAACCCCAAACACTGCAATCCTGCGTGGTTCCTACGCGATGAACCATGCTCACTTCAAGTACAGAAGTCGCGGTCGCCAGGCAGCTCCTTGCTCAGTGGTGTCTATCGTCTACGGACGTTTATTCGAGCCGAAAGATTGGGTGAAAGAGTACGTGGACCAAGTGCTGGAAAATGGCGACAAGCTATATCGCATAAGCGCGATGAGGAACCGCGTGAAGGATGACGAGTACATGAAGGCCAAGCTGGTGTTTCCAGAGTTCTACATCTCCAATTACAAGGTCCTAGTCTGCGTGGAGGAAACTGGCATCTACGGAAACCTCTTCAGCGAAACGGTGGGTTGTCCAGACTTCAGTGACGGTCTGTCGAAATTCTTCCAGAGCAACGATGCTGGTGTGGTCACTGCTCAAGGTACATCGATGGCCATGTGGCGACATCCTGAAATCGGGTTCCTCTTCTTCGACCCGGCTCCCTGCGACGAGGAGGGCGTTCACCACCCCGAGGGAGTAGCCTGCATCATGAGATTCAAGTGCTTGCAAGACATTCAGGAGCACTTCCTCAAGAACATGGACAAACGCTTCGACTCTCGGTACTGCATCGACAAGGTGACGGTGCTGCGAGTGAGCGAGGTCGGTCGTGGCTACGTGGATCGTCTTCCGAGCAGCAGTCGCCTGCCGGTCGATAAAAGCGTCCTGCGTGCCATCAACCCCATAGACATCGAGGACAACAAAATGGATTGCACCAAGCCAGCGCCCAAGGGCGATAAGGTGAAGGCTACGTTGACTGCCAAGATCCACAAGGAACCGCTAGCGATCACCATTTCGAACTACAGCATCGACAGACACTTCGCCACTGATCCCTTAGTGGATCAGAACAACTTCGACACCGGTTACAGTTACGAGAACATGCACATCAACGTGCCGTCGACGTTCAGGGAGATGCCGGGGCACATGGCCATCCTTCATGGGTTGACTCACGAGCACAGCGATATGTACAAGGGTAAGGGAGCACAGAACGTGTCCAACTGTGTGATGGCTATCGCCATGAAGAAGGTCCACCCGGTGAAAACCTGGTTGAGACCAAAGCTGGACGAAATTCTGGCACTGGGAGACAACGTGTACGCTGAGATCAAGTCCGCTAAGCCGATGGTGAGGACTATGACGGCGTCCGACATGAACGACGCGCAGATCGAAGTGGAGGACAGGAAGCTGGTCGTGGACGTGGACTTGATCACCGTTACAGGAACGATCTCGTCTAAGATTCCAACGGTGCTGAACCTGAAGCAGGCGTTGGAGGAGTTCTTCTTGGTCAACACCGAAGGGGTGATCGAGTCGTCCGCCATGTCTGTGGCGATCTGGAGCCAGGACGACATGTTCTACATGTTCGATCCTCGCGAGTGCGACTCCAGTGGTGTGCGAATTCGCGACGAGAAGGGTGGGAAGGGTAAAGGGGAAGCGGAAGATAGGAAGATTGGACATTCTTGCGTGATAAGGTTCCCTAACACCGAAATGCTGGCTGCGTTGTACTTGAAGAACGTGGAGCATGCTAAGAAGAACGATCGATTTACCGTCAGACATCTCACTATTTTGGACGATGTACCCGGGACCAGACCCTGGCACGACTTTCAGCCGGGAACTGCTGGGGAGACGTGGGTCCTTCGAGGCACCATATCCAACGAAGACGAGGACTTCGAGGACGAAAGTCGAGGCGCTCAAGGACTCGCTATACCGGTCATAGCTCTGGTTAGTGCGAAAGAAACACCGCCCACGAAGTGGACGAACGAGACGGTGGACAGCGTGATTCGGGAAGGGGACGATTACTATAACTGGTGCAACCCCGTCACGGAAATCGGGGAGGAGACCGAGCGTTTCTTCTTTGTGCCGAACTTGAAGAAGAATTTGTACTTCAAGAACCGGAAGGTGAGGATAGACGTGGAGGAAGGAACGGTCGTGGGGGACCTAACTGCAGCGCCGGACAGCGACATACCGAATTTGGCCAAAGGTCTGAGTCAGTTCTTCGAGAATTATCAGTACGGAATCGTTGACGCGAAGAATATGAGCGTGGCCGTGTGGAAGGTCCCGGAAGACGTGAAGGTGAAGGACGACATAGTGCAGCAGGACGTTTTCTACTGCTTAGATCCGAATCCTCGGAACAGTCTGGGGCTCTGGtccggagaagaagaagaagaggagaacGTGGGCTGCGTGATTCGGGCTCTGAATCTTTCCGTTTTAGCGAAAATAATCGAGACGAACGCGGGTCAGGACCAAGAGAGCGGCAACGAGTTCTCTATTCATGCCATGAAGAATGTTGCTATCGGATCCGAAATGACTCCCGAAGAGATCGAGGAGGATAAACAGATCCCGGTGAAACCCGATCTGCGCAATTATTATAGCGCGGGCGAAACGGGGGCCGTGTTGTTGGGCAGTTACAGTCAAGGTAACGAGGCGATGTTCAAGCGTCACACCAGGGACAAACAGCAGGCAGCGAGTGCTTTGGTGACTTTGGCGATGACGAAGTTGTACAACCCTCATCTCTGGTACAGAGAGGTGGTCGACGATATTCTGAAAGTCAGCGACAAGATCACCCTGGACAACCTTGAGAATCTTTCGGAAGATGTCGCCGAGGGAGAGACACCGAGGGACTACCTCATCCCTAGCGAGATCGCCGAGGATTTCGCTGTAGGGGTGAATCGAATATACGTAGCCCTAGAAGAGGACAACGTTTCCGGTAGGATGGCCGATCTTACGACGTCGTTGGAGACCTTCTTCGAGACGAATGTCATGGGCGTATTTAGGCAAGCCAACATAATCATGCCCATTTGGAGGGAAGCCGACGTGTTCTTTACGATGGACCCTAAAGGAAGGGATCAAAGAGGAGAACCTCGAGAAAGAGATGGCGCAGCCGCGGTAATGTGGTTCACTGATATTCCATCTTTGGTCAACGCGATTCAAGCTGTTGCCATCGGTGAAGACTTCGTCATCGACGTGGTCACTTTGGACAACGCGTACGAAACGAGAGTTGCCGAAGAGGAGCGTCCAACGAGACCAACTGCCGGGGACAACCCATGGTACCACTTCCCTAAAATGGCGGAAGGCGTGTGGAACATCGACGGTACCGTTAAGATGGGCGACGAGAGGTTCCAAGAGGAGAATCGTAACAGGCAGACAGCAGCCATCGCGGTTATGGCTATCGTCTTCTCCAAGGTCTACGAGCCACGGTACTGGACTCAGGCCGTGTTGGACGAGGTCATCGTTACCGGTGATAAGCTACATTCTAAGTGCGTGGACAGACTCGGAGAAGCTGCTGTGCCTAGGATCAATGAAATCATGACGGAATTCTTTCTCTCCACTCGTCGTATCAACCTGACGATCAAGGATTGCGTCGAGGCCGGGAGTTTGACCGCTAAACCACCCAAGGTACAAGATCTGGAGGCGGGAATTAAGAAGTTCTTTTCGCGGTACATATCGGGGGCGTTGACAGTTAGCGGGGAAAAGAACGTAGCCATGTGGAAGTTCGATAACGAGttctattccctaattcctgaTTGGGGGGCGAGCGCGGAAGAAACAACAGCAGGTGCTTCCAAGTTGCTGCGTTTCGCCAACATCGACATCCTCATAGAGTATCTTATGAATTACTTCGGCACCGAAGGAGACTACGAGCTGATCGTAATAGACGTGGTCAATTGGAACAAGTTTCCACCTTGGAAATTCGATCCCAGCTCTGCCGTTCGTCCTTCGAACCTGCCTCCTTTGAACGCCTACAGAAGAGTTCACGGCGAAGCTCGAGCGATTCTTCGGGGCACCTATCATCAGGGTGACGAGATATTCCCAGAACTGCTGCGAAACAAGCAGACAGCCGCCAATTGCGTGGTAGCTCTTGGGATGTCCGTGGTGAAGAACCCGATCACGTGGACGAAGAAAACGATGGACGAGATCCTGGTGATCGGTATCAATGTTCATCGAGAGACGCAGAAAGCCAAGCCAACCATAACCCGCATCAAGCCTAAGGACATCATCAGAGTCTTTCACGTGGGAGTTAACATCCTGACAGCGGACATAGAAACAGATACGGTGAGCGGTCTGGTGGCGATTCCTCCCCCAGCACCCGAGGACCAGAAGAAGAAGAGACGCGGAGGTCAGAGGAGAGCGAGAGGCGGTAGGGGTAAAAAGAGCAGGAAACCTCAAAGGGTGCGAGCACCTCCTCCGCCACCAATTTTGCTGGAAGAAGGCGTTAAAAAGTTCTTCGAGAAAAATCGCGCTGGGATTTTGGTCACCGATCGAGGAATGGTGGCCATCTGGAAGGACATGGGGATCTACTTCATGTACGACTCCAGGGCGCGCAGCGATCAAGGTTTACCCGATTTCTACGGCACTTCGTGTGTCATGTGGTTCGCCTGCATCGAGCCTCTGTACGAGGTACTGTTCGCCAACATCGACGAACAGGAGAAGTACGGTCGTTACGAGATTTGCAGGGTCATCATCAAGACCGCCATGATAGAGCCTCTACCGTGTCCCGCCGGCTTCAGACCGTACTTCGACTGCACGACTTCGCCCATCCCCATGACTCTCATGAAGAGGAACACCACGCTAGACGTGGAGACCGTCACCGACTATCGCATCGTCGACGATGAGCTCAGCATCCTTCGTGGCAGTCTACACATGCACCACCGTACTTGGAGTCCCATCAGTCGAGGCTTCCAGAGTACAGCGATCGCGGCTGTAGCAATAGTGGTTGGACTTCTCCACGTTCCTTCCACCTGGACACCCGAGCTGATCGACGCGATCCTCAGGTACGGCGACCTTCTGCACTCGGACAGTGTGCGGGCCGCTCGTCCCGGCTACAGAAACCTGTCTCCCAGCGAACTGTTGACCGTCTTCATCGTCGGTGACTTCAGAGCCACCATACACGTCCACAATCACACCACGGCCGGTCTGCTTCACACGTTCGACTTGTCCGAGTCACTAACCATGTTCTTTCGCTCGAATTGCGCTGGCATCCTTCATACCACCAACATGGCTGTCGCGGTGATGCAGCACTACGGCAAGTTCTACCTGTTCGATCCGTGCGCGAGGAACGATCAAGGGAGACCCAGCTTCGACGGCACTGCCTGCGTGATGAAGTGCGAGAGCATCATGAAGATGGCCTCCATGTTCGTCACCAATTGCAACCTGAAGACACCGAACGTGTACACTCTGAACGCGGTGAACGTGCTGAATCCGTACTTCTTCTCGGACGCCAAGAGCAGCTGCCCACCGAAATGTGAACAATGA